A genomic region of Camelus ferus isolate YT-003-E chromosome 35, BCGSAC_Cfer_1.0, whole genome shotgun sequence contains the following coding sequences:
- the LOC116661446 gene encoding LOW QUALITY PROTEIN: cold shock domain-containing protein E1-like (The sequence of the model RefSeq protein was modified relative to this genomic sequence to represent the inferred CDS: inserted 2 bases in 1 codon; deleted 1 base in 1 codon) — translation MNSRRDDVEFTIKDRNGKEIATDVRLLPQGTVIFEDISIEHFEGTVTKVIPKLPSKSQNDPLPGHIKVDFVIPKELPFGDKDMKSKVTLGEGDHVRFNISTDHRDKLERATNIEVLSNTFQFTNEAREMGVIAAMRDGFGFIKCVDRDARMFFHFSEILDGNQLHIADEVEFTVVPDMLSDQRNHAIRIKKLPKGTVSFHSHSEHRFLGTVEKEATFSNPKTPSPNKGKEKEAENGIIAYDACGVKLTIAFRAKDVEGSTSPEIGDKVEFSISDKQAXGQQTATCVRLLGRNSNSKRLLGYVVTLKDNFGFIETANHDKEIFFHYSEFSGDIDSLELGDMVEYSLSKGKGNKVSAEKVNKTHSVNGITEEADPTIYSGKVIHPLRSVDPTQTEYQGMIEIVEEGDMKGEVYPFGIVGMANKGDCLQKGESVKFQLCVLGRSAQTMAYDITPLVRRATVECVKDQFGFINYEVGDSKKLFFHVKVQDGIELLAPMLKSQPLRSTEHGLLWKWLVADAVG, via the exons ATGAATTCAAGACGAGATGACGTGGAATTCACAATCAAGGACAGAAATGGTAAAGAAATTGCAACTGATGTCAGACTATTGCCTCAAGGAACAGTTATTTTTGAAGATATCAGCATTGAACATTTTGAAGGAACTGTAACCAAAGTTATCCCAAAACTACCCAGTAAAAGCCAGAATGACCCATTGCCAGGACACATCAAAGTTGATTTTGTGATTCCTAAAGAACTTCCCTTTGGAGACAAAGATATGAAATCCAAGGTGACCCTGGGGGAAGGCGACCATGTTAGGTTTAATATTTCAACAGATCATCGTGACAAATTAGAGCGAGCAACCAACATAGAAGTTCTGTCAAATACATTTCAGTTCACTAACGAAGCCAGAGAAATGGGTGTGATTGCTGCCATGAGAGATGGTTTTGGTTTCATCAAGTGTGTGGATCGTGATGCTCGTATGTTCTTCCACTTCAGTGAAATTCTGGATGGTAACCAGCTCCATATTGCAGATGAAGTAGAGTTTACTGTGGTTCCTGATATGCTCTCTGACCAAAGAAATCATGCTATTAGAATTAAAAAACTTCCCAAGGGCACGGTTTCGTTCCACTCCCATTCAGAACATCGTTTTCTGGGCACTGTAGAAAAAGAAGCCACTTTTTCCAATCCTAAAACCCCTAGCCcaaataaaggcaaagaaaaggaggctgagaaTGGTATTATTGCTTATGATGCCTGTGGGGTGAAATTGACTATTGCTTTTCGAGCCAAGGATGTGGAAGGATCTACTTCTCCTGAAATAGGAGACAAGGTTGAATTTAGTATTAGTGACAAACAGGC TGGACAGCAGACTGCAACTTGTGTACGACTCTTAGGTCGTAATTCCAACTCCAAGAGGCTCTTGGGTTATGTGGTCACTCTGAAGGATAATTTTGGATTTATTGAAACAGCCAATCATGATAAGGAAATCTTTTTCCATTACAGTGAGTTCTCTGGTGATATTGATAGCCTGGAACTGGGGGACATGGTCGAGTACAGCCTGTCCAAAGGCAAAGGCAACAAAGTCAGTGCAGAAAAAGTGAACAAAACCCACTCAGTGAATGGCATTACTGAGGAAGCTGATCCCACCATCTACTCTGGTAAAGTCATTCACCCCTTGAGAAGTGTTGATCCAACACAGACTGAGTACCAAGGAATGATCGAGATCGTGGAGGAAGGGGATATGAAAGGTGAAGTCTATCCGTTTGGCATAGTTGGGATGGCCAACAAAGGGGACTGCCTACAAAAGGGGGAGAGTGTCAAGTTCCAGTTATGTGTCCTGGGCCGAAGTGCACAGACTATGGCCTATGACATCACACCCTTG GTACGTAGGGCCACAGTGGAGTGTGTGAAAGATCAGTTTGGCTTCATTAACTATGAAGTAGGAGATAGCAAGAAGCTCTTTTTCCATGTGAAAGTTCAGGATGGCATTGAGCTACTAGCTCCAatgttgaagtcccaacccctGAGATCCACAGAACACGGCCTTCTTTGGAAATGGCTTGTTGCTGATGCAGTTGGTTAA